A single window of Bacteroidota bacterium DNA harbors:
- a CDS encoding T9SS type A sorting domain-containing protein, whose protein sequence is MDRNSLPFRTTSRARFASVYVALLLACWSFPERVVAQFSNEIVISTQAEGASQVYAADIDNDGDLDVLSASLLDNKIAWYENTNGAATFGVQRVISLDALKVSALHIADLDNDGNLDVLSASRDDNKVAWYPNLGAGVFGAQQVISTEAFVAQSVYTADLDGDGDLDVLSASRDDNKIAWYEHTNGQGAFGPQQVISTTALWANRVIAQDIDGDGDLDVVSASEQDDKLAWYPNTNGAGVFGDEQIITQDADAVRDMRVADLDSDGDFDILAASSADDRVVWYPNTDGLGTFGAALVINASADFAHAVYAADLDDDGDLDVLSGSVNDSKIAWYENTNGQGSFGPQQLVSTASAGPVSIVAANVDGDGDVDILVASTFDNKIAWYESFAGKGLVRFGVTRFIGNTTESLAPHAVAGADIDGDGYADVLSASYNDSKIAWYPNVHGRLGQQRTISLGAAGARDVHAADIDGDGDQDVLSASGSDNAIRWYENFNGAGSFDITHDISTNANSAYAVYAADLDGDGDMDVLSASSSDDKIAWYQNDDGNGTFGSQLIVTKAAKGATDVVAADIDGDGDQDIVSASTFDDKIAWYENTDGQGTFGAQQVISTDADLAIAVHVVDLDGDGDLDVLSASSGDNKIAWYKNLDGQGSFGSQAIISLQVARAFSVYAADLDSDGDQDVIAGARDGNKVVWFENQEGTLFSGERIIASGTMGVRSVTAFDLDRDGDDDVFSASQDDNIVAWYENLSFVSNVLSTEDAEQPGVGYALSGFYPNPFAQQTQLEIAIARSQVVEAVVYDIQGRTVATLYQGMMLADQPYRLRFIQENLPAGLYMLRVQGAQFVATRKVMLVR, encoded by the coding sequence ATGGATAGGAATTCGCTTCCCTTTAGAACAACGTCACGTGCCAGGTTTGCTTCGGTCTATGTAGCGTTGCTGCTGGCTTGCTGGAGTTTTCCCGAGCGTGTTGTTGCGCAGTTTAGCAATGAAATTGTAATCAGTACCCAGGCTGAAGGCGCTTCGCAGGTGTATGCCGCGGATATCGACAACGACGGCGATCTGGATGTGCTCTCTGCTTCGCTGCTCGACAATAAAATTGCGTGGTATGAGAATACCAATGGTGCTGCGACTTTTGGGGTACAGCGCGTAATATCCCTGGATGCGCTCAAAGTAAGTGCACTACACATTGCAGATCTGGATAACGATGGCAACCTGGATGTGTTATCCGCATCTCGGGATGACAACAAGGTGGCGTGGTACCCAAACCTGGGCGCCGGCGTTTTTGGTGCGCAACAGGTGATTTCAACGGAGGCGTTTGTGGCGCAATCGGTCTACACAGCGGACCTGGATGGAGATGGCGACCTGGATGTGTTGTCGGCTTCGCGCGATGACAACAAAATTGCGTGGTATGAGCATACCAACGGACAGGGTGCTTTTGGCCCGCAGCAGGTGATTTCTACAACAGCGCTGTGGGCAAACAGGGTGATTGCGCAAGACATTGATGGGGATGGAGATCTGGACGTAGTCTCAGCTTCTGAGCAGGATGACAAGCTCGCGTGGTATCCAAACACAAATGGCGCCGGCGTCTTTGGTGACGAACAAATCATTACCCAGGATGCAGATGCCGTGCGGGACATGCGCGTGGCAGATCTGGACAGTGACGGCGATTTTGATATTTTAGCCGCTTCTTCTGCTGACGACCGCGTGGTTTGGTATCCCAATACAGACGGGCTCGGCACGTTTGGTGCTGCGCTTGTGATCAATGCTTCAGCTGACTTTGCCCACGCCGTTTATGCCGCAGACCTGGATGACGATGGGGATCTGGACGTGCTTTCGGGCTCAGTCAACGACTCCAAAATAGCCTGGTACGAAAACACAAACGGGCAGGGCAGCTTTGGGCCGCAACAATTGGTGAGTACGGCTTCAGCCGGCCCGGTTTCGATTGTCGCAGCCAATGTAGACGGCGATGGAGACGTTGATATCCTGGTGGCTTCTACCTTCGACAATAAAATTGCATGGTATGAAAGTTTTGCCGGCAAGGGCCTGGTACGTTTTGGCGTAACGCGGTTTATTGGCAATACTACAGAATCGCTGGCCCCCCACGCTGTAGCAGGTGCTGATATTGATGGTGATGGATATGCAGACGTTTTGTCCGCTTCTTACAATGACAGCAAAATTGCCTGGTATCCCAATGTGCATGGCAGACTTGGCCAGCAGCGCACCATATCGCTGGGTGCTGCGGGCGCGCGTGATGTGCATGCCGCTGATATAGATGGGGACGGGGATCAGGATGTACTCTCTGCATCTGGCAGCGACAATGCCATCCGGTGGTATGAAAATTTCAATGGTGCCGGCAGTTTCGACATTACACACGATATCTCCACCAATGCCAACAGCGCGTACGCAGTATACGCAGCCGACCTGGATGGCGATGGCGACATGGATGTACTCTCTGCCTCTTCATCAGACGACAAAATAGCCTGGTACCAGAACGATGACGGTAACGGTACCTTTGGATCGCAGCTGATTGTCACCAAAGCTGCAAAAGGCGCCACTGATGTCGTTGCTGCTGATATCGATGGGGATGGTGACCAGGATATCGTTTCTGCGTCCACTTTCGACGACAAAATAGCCTGGTATGAAAATACCGACGGGCAGGGTACCTTCGGTGCGCAACAAGTCATTTCGACGGACGCCGATTTGGCTATCGCTGTGCACGTGGTAGACCTGGATGGAGATGGTGACCTGGACGTGTTGTCTGCGTCCAGTGGCGACAACAAAATAGCCTGGTATAAAAACCTGGATGGTCAGGGTTCGTTTGGGAGCCAGGCCATCATTTCGCTTCAGGTGGCCCGTGCTTTCTCGGTTTATGCAGCGGATCTCGACAGCGATGGAGATCAGGATGTTATCGCCGGCGCACGCGATGGCAACAAGGTAGTTTGGTTCGAAAACCAGGAGGGTACCCTGTTTAGCGGAGAACGCATTATTGCCAGCGGCACCATGGGGGTGCGTTCTGTTACTGCGTTTGATTTGGACAGGGATGGCGATGACGACGTGTTTTCCGCATCGCAGGACGACAACATCGTGGCGTGGTACGAAAACCTGAGCTTTGTATCCAATGTGCTTTCTACAGAAGATGCCGAGCAGCCCGGAGTTGGCTATGCGCTTAGTGGATTCTATCCCAACCCTTTTGCGCAGCAAACGCAATTGGAAATAGCCATTGCCCGATCACAGGTGGTAGAAGCTGTTGTGTACGATATCCAGGGGCGTACCGTTGCAACGCTATATCAGGGGATGATGCTGGCAGATCAGCCATACCGGCTACGCTTTATACAAGAGAATTTGCCGGCCGGCCTGTACATGCTGCGGGTGCAAGGTGCGCAATTTGTTGCTACACGAAAAGTGATGCTGGTACGTTAA